The following proteins are co-located in the Triticum aestivum cultivar Chinese Spring chromosome 1A, IWGSC CS RefSeq v2.1, whole genome shotgun sequence genome:
- the LOC123047900 gene encoding uncharacterized protein isoform X1: MSSTSMAGTPTPRSRSSHSTPRARSSAPCNATSSTPTRGAPRSRWRGPTDGAVDWGRSDAPTVEEVVGPDGVDFVAGDDALAFGSGVTDLNMVGPLELVVSNGVGEGLAELELLSISSPCRSQDGAGRELLKECPKHKILDSLLKAYRYTQILVGRPSAIVSADFLPEDHQSSPRPTSPQEYYFFFKGVFRRGAYTLP; encoded by the exons ATGTCGTCGACAAGTATGGCTGGGACACCGACGCCCAGGTCCAGGTCTAGCCACTCGACGCCGAGGGCGCGCTCGTCGGCGCCGTGCAACGCTACGAGTTCCACGCCCACGCGAGGGGCACCGCGGTCGCGCTGGCGTGGGCCAACCGACGGGGCCGTCGATTGGGGTCGCTCCGACGCCCCCACGGTGGAGGAGGTGGTCGGGCCCGACGGGGTCGACTTCGTCGCCGGCGATGACGCCCTGGCGTTCGGCTCCGGGGTCACGGACCTAAACATGGTAGGGCCGTTGGAGCTGGTGGTCTCCAATGGCGTTGGCGAGGGCCTCGCAGAGCTCGAGTTGCTGTCG ATCTCATCACCATGCCGCAGCCAAGATGGAGCTGGGAGGGAATTACTGAAAGAATGTCCCAAACACAAAATTCTAGATTCTCTACTGAAGGCATATAGGTACACACAGATCTTAGTTGGAAGACCATCCGCCATCGTCTCCGCCGACTTTTTGCCGGAAGACCATCAGTCGTCACCTAGACCTACTTCGCCGCAG GAGTACTATTTCTTCTTTAAGGGCGTATTTCGGAGGGGAGCATACACATTACCTTGA
- the LOC123047900 gene encoding uncharacterized protein isoform X2: MSSTSMAGTPTPRSRSSHSTPRARSSAPCNATSSTPTRGAPRSRWRGPTDGAVDWGRSDAPTVEEVVGPDGVDFVAGDDALAFGSGVTDLNMVGPLELVVSNGVGEGLAELELLSEYYFFFKGVFRRGAYTLP; the protein is encoded by the exons ATGTCGTCGACAAGTATGGCTGGGACACCGACGCCCAGGTCCAGGTCTAGCCACTCGACGCCGAGGGCGCGCTCGTCGGCGCCGTGCAACGCTACGAGTTCCACGCCCACGCGAGGGGCACCGCGGTCGCGCTGGCGTGGGCCAACCGACGGGGCCGTCGATTGGGGTCGCTCCGACGCCCCCACGGTGGAGGAGGTGGTCGGGCCCGACGGGGTCGACTTCGTCGCCGGCGATGACGCCCTGGCGTTCGGCTCCGGGGTCACGGACCTAAACATGGTAGGGCCGTTGGAGCTGGTGGTCTCCAATGGCGTTGGCGAGGGCCTCGCAGAGCTCGAGTTGCTGTCG GAGTACTATTTCTTCTTTAAGGGCGTATTTCGGAGGGGAGCATACACATTACCTTGA